The proteins below come from a single Candidatus Reconcilbacillus cellulovorans genomic window:
- a CDS encoding peptidase M23, whose protein sequence is MRNLGLAAAAFAAAALLLPFRVVGADAGPAGNPLQERKAMFDSVSALTGIPWHLLAAIDQYERSLTRANPKSRTDYDGLIAIDIPEPLWSGFANPVPDDRDPRTIALFGGIGRDGDGDGVADPAQDLDRLWTMAVYLLREGPSWEDWRVALGKFYGHARSVRRIEQFAGIYAHFGRLELHDHAFPLPQGSRYSYRDTWGAGRSWGGARIHEGTDLFAPYGVPVRSTCYGVIETMGWNPYGGWRVGIRDLDNLYHYFAHLSGFNKKLKPGDYVSPGEVIGWVGSSGYGKPGTQGKFPPHLHFGLYRDAGTREWSFDPYPLLKKWEYEEKKRRR, encoded by the coding sequence ATGCGAAACCTCGGCCTCGCGGCAGCCGCCTTCGCCGCCGCGGCCTTGCTGTTGCCGTTTCGGGTCGTCGGGGCCGACGCTGGTCCGGCCGGCAACCCGCTGCAAGAGCGCAAGGCAATGTTTGACAGCGTCAGCGCTCTGACCGGAATTCCGTGGCACCTCCTCGCGGCGATTGACCAATACGAACGTTCGCTGACGCGGGCAAACCCGAAATCGCGCACCGATTACGACGGCCTGATCGCCATCGACATTCCCGAACCGCTGTGGTCGGGGTTTGCTAATCCGGTGCCCGACGACCGCGATCCGCGCACAATCGCGCTGTTCGGCGGCATCGGCCGCGACGGCGACGGCGACGGCGTCGCCGATCCCGCCCAGGACCTCGACCGCCTCTGGACGATGGCCGTTTATTTGCTGCGCGAAGGGCCGTCGTGGGAAGACTGGCGCGTCGCGCTCGGCAAATTCTACGGCCACGCGCGCAGCGTCCGCCGCATCGAACAGTTCGCCGGCATCTACGCCCATTTCGGGCGGCTGGAGCTGCACGATCACGCCTTTCCGCTGCCGCAGGGCTCCCGTTACTCGTACCGCGACACGTGGGGGGCGGGCAGAAGCTGGGGCGGCGCGCGCATCCATGAAGGGACGGACCTGTTCGCGCCCTACGGCGTTCCCGTCCGCAGCACCTGTTACGGCGTCATCGAAACGATGGGCTGGAACCCTTACGGCGGCTGGCGCGTCGGCATCCGCGACCTGGACAACCTGTATCATTATTTCGCCCACCTGTCCGGTTTCAACAAAAAACTGAAACCCGGCGATTACGTAAGCCCCGGCGAAGTGATCGGCTGGGTCGGCAGTTCCGGCTACGGCAAGCCGGGAACGCAGGGGAAATTTCCGCCGCATCTCCACTTCGGGCTTTACCGCGACGCGGGAACCCGCGAATGGTCGTTCGATCCTTATCCTCTTTTGAAAAAATGGGAATACGAAGAGAAAAAACGGCGTCGCTGA
- a CDS encoding sporulation protein YunB, with translation MRRARWRSRRSKMTRKRRMLWALAFLFFGNVWAFVWIDRNLTQPLAFVAQVRLKQIATEAINKALTEQMAQHGSDVGRLIDWRTDETGKVKAFSLNYAEHLKITADAVRTVQDVLKRLERMPERIPVGQAMKSSLLASFGPRVPVRLEPAGSVKVDLKTRHYDAGINMLLVEVYLRVEAQVAIIIPFDSRPETVATEVPISYVLVVGDVPAYYFDHNGNPLSGGVSPPNVALPPLRLPSPAPSQ, from the coding sequence ATGCGCAGGGCGCGCTGGCGGAGCCGCAGGTCGAAAATGACGCGAAAGCGCCGGATGCTGTGGGCGCTGGCGTTTCTTTTTTTCGGGAACGTCTGGGCGTTTGTCTGGATCGACCGAAATTTGACGCAGCCGTTGGCGTTCGTCGCCCAGGTGCGCCTGAAGCAGATTGCGACGGAGGCGATCAACAAGGCGTTGACCGAACAAATGGCGCAGCACGGGTCGGATGTCGGGCGGTTGATCGACTGGCGGACCGACGAAACAGGAAAAGTGAAGGCTTTTTCCCTCAATTACGCCGAACATCTGAAAATTACCGCAGACGCCGTCCGGACGGTACAGGACGTGCTGAAGCGGCTGGAGCGAATGCCCGAGCGGATTCCCGTCGGGCAGGCGATGAAAAGTTCGCTTCTTGCCTCGTTCGGCCCGCGCGTCCCGGTGCGCCTCGAACCCGCTGGTTCCGTCAAGGTCGATCTGAAAACGCGCCATTACGACGCGGGCATTAACATGTTGCTCGTGGAGGTATATCTGCGCGTCGAAGCGCAGGTCGCCATCATCATTCCGTTCGATTCCCGCCCGGAAACCGTCGCGACGGAAGTGCCCATTTCGTACGTACTCGTCGTCGGGGACGTGCCGGCCTATTATTTCGACCACAACGGCAACCCGCTGTCCGGCGGAGTTTCGCCGCCGAACGTGGCGCTGCCCCCGCTGCGACTGCCGTCGCCGGCCCCTTCGCAGTAG